A stretch of the Streptomyces sp. NBC_00078 genome encodes the following:
- a CDS encoding TetR/AcrR family transcriptional regulator — protein MVAGQTARRVTRRRVRTRANLLDAAFAVFAAKGFGRVSIEEVCEAAGYSRGAFYSNFDSLDELFFALYRQRADLIADQVSGALAQDGPDLDVPAAVDRVTEVLLLDLDWLLVKTDFLVHAARDPQVAESLLEHRARLRGAIAERLARAGGFVEPPAVLGDIDGAAHAVVAAYDGVTAQLLLDRDVEGARAWLKQLLTALLTDGSGNPGRTPRDPG, from the coding sequence ATGGTTGCTGGTCAGACGGCGCGGCGGGTGACTCGGCGCAGGGTCCGTACGCGCGCCAACCTCCTCGACGCCGCCTTCGCCGTGTTCGCAGCCAAGGGCTTCGGGCGGGTCTCGATCGAGGAGGTCTGCGAGGCCGCCGGCTACAGCAGGGGCGCCTTCTACTCCAACTTCGACAGCCTGGACGAGCTGTTCTTCGCCCTCTACCGGCAGCGCGCCGACCTGATCGCGGACCAGGTGTCCGGAGCGCTCGCCCAGGACGGACCGGACCTCGACGTGCCCGCCGCCGTCGACCGCGTCACCGAGGTGCTGCTCCTCGACCTTGACTGGCTGCTGGTGAAGACGGACTTTCTGGTGCACGCCGCCCGCGATCCACAGGTCGCCGAGAGTCTGCTGGAACACCGGGCGCGGCTGCGCGGGGCGATCGCGGAGCGGCTCGCCCGCGCGGGGGGCTTCGTCGAACCGCCCGCAGTGCTCGGCGACATCGACGGCGCGGCCCACGCCGTGGTCGCCGCGTACGACGGTGTCACCGCCCAACTGCTGCTGGACAGGGACGTCGAGGGCGCGCGCGCCTGGCTCAAACAACTGCTCACCGCGCTGCTGACCGACGGCAGCGGCAACCCCGGCAGGACCCCAAGAGATCCCGGCTAG
- a CDS encoding alpha-ketoglutarate-dependent dioxygenase AlkB, which translates to MTTHLQGSLFDQTDQLRLGSLGGIRRTQLGLGAWIDVLPGWLAGSDRMFEQLAAEVPWHAERRTMYDRVIDVPRLLAYYRAGAALPHPALDEARRALSAHYAEELGEPFTTAGLCYYRDGRDSVAWHGDRTGRGAREDTMVAILSVGAPRDLLLRPARGGDSVRRPLGHGDLIVMGGSCQRTWEHCVPKTARAAGPRISIQFRPHGVQ; encoded by the coding sequence ATGACGACGCACCTCCAGGGCTCGCTCTTCGACCAGACCGACCAGCTGCGTCTCGGCTCCCTCGGCGGAATCCGCCGGACGCAGCTCGGCCTCGGCGCCTGGATCGACGTCCTGCCCGGATGGCTCGCCGGCTCGGACCGCATGTTCGAACAGCTGGCCGCCGAGGTTCCGTGGCACGCCGAACGACGCACCATGTACGACCGGGTCATCGACGTACCGCGGCTGCTCGCGTACTACCGAGCGGGCGCCGCGCTCCCGCACCCGGCGCTGGACGAGGCCCGCCGCGCGCTGTCCGCGCACTACGCCGAGGAGCTGGGCGAACCGTTCACCACGGCCGGGCTCTGCTACTACCGCGACGGGCGGGACAGCGTCGCCTGGCACGGCGACCGGACCGGACGGGGCGCCCGCGAGGACACGATGGTCGCCATCCTCTCGGTGGGCGCGCCCCGCGATCTGCTGCTGCGTCCCGCCCGGGGCGGCGACAGCGTGCGACGCCCGCTGGGGCACGGCGACCTCATCGTGATGGGCGGCTCCTGCCAGCGGACCTGGGAGCACTGCGTACCGAAGACCGCACGCGCCGCGGGACCGCGCATCAGCATCCAGTTCCGCCCGCACGGCGTGCAGTGA
- a CDS encoding MBL fold metallo-hydrolase yields MRADVRQVADGIHLVHGSNTNWVILTEGDEITLVDTGYLGDREEVLASLATVGGSPEAVAAVLITHAHNDHLGSAEYLRGTYGTPVYLHEAELPHARREFLHQVTVGQVLRNSWRPGVLPWSVHALRSGGTAHVPVAVPEPFPATGPLDLPGRPVPAHTPGHTAGHTAFHLPHSGVLISGDALVTAHPTSRVKGPQLLPDMFHHQRERAVASLDALAALDGDLLLPGHGPAHRGPVGEAALQAKERAL; encoded by the coding sequence ATGCGGGCAGACGTACGGCAAGTCGCCGACGGCATTCACCTGGTGCACGGAAGCAACACCAACTGGGTGATCCTCACCGAGGGTGACGAGATCACCCTGGTCGACACCGGCTACCTCGGGGACCGGGAAGAGGTGCTCGCGTCCCTGGCGACGGTCGGCGGTTCACCGGAGGCGGTCGCGGCGGTGCTGATCACGCACGCCCACAACGACCACCTGGGCTCCGCCGAGTACCTGCGCGGCACCTACGGCACGCCGGTGTACCTCCACGAGGCCGAACTGCCGCACGCGCGCCGGGAGTTCCTGCACCAGGTGACCGTCGGGCAGGTCCTGCGGAACAGCTGGCGGCCCGGTGTGCTGCCCTGGTCGGTGCACGCGCTGCGCTCCGGCGGCACGGCCCATGTGCCGGTCGCGGTTCCGGAGCCGTTTCCGGCGACGGGCCCGCTGGATCTCCCGGGCCGGCCGGTGCCGGCGCACACGCCGGGCCACACCGCCGGGCACACCGCCTTCCACCTGCCGCACTCCGGGGTGCTGATCTCGGGCGACGCCCTGGTCACCGCCCACCCCACCTCGCGGGTCAAGGGGCCGCAGCTGCTGCCCGACATGTTCCACCACCAGCGCGAACGTGCCGTTGCCTCACTGGACGCACTGGCCGCCCTGGACGGCGACCTGCTGCTTCCCGGGCACGGCCCCGCACACCGCGGTCCAGTGGGTGAAGCGGCACTTCAGGCCAAGGAGCGCGCCCTCTAA
- a CDS encoding DUF4032 domain-containing protein, with the protein MALQISATNPEHPALLLALPWHLPLEEWPDEYLVPLPRGISRHVVRYARAGDEVIAVKELAERPALREYELLRDLDRLGIPAVDPLAVVTGRADEEGAPLEPVLITRHLRGSQPYRSMFETTMRPATMHRLMDALAVLLVRLHLAGFAWGDCSLSNTLFRRDAGAYAAYLVDAETGDLHPRLSGGQREYDLDLARVNISGELLDLEASGALHPSVDPVEFGMEICARYGGLWQELTRTSVYPAGKHHYIERRIRRLNELGFDVAEMQIQHSSNGDTVTFVPKVVDAGHHQRQLLRLTGLDTEENQARRLLNDLESWMATQEDYVPGDPLAARPEVLAHRWVRDVFRPTVRAVPLELRGTMDAAEIYHELLEHRWYLSERAQHDIGLDTAVEDYISSILPKARDTLLPTTGE; encoded by the coding sequence ATGGCACTGCAGATCAGCGCGACGAACCCGGAGCATCCCGCGCTCCTGCTGGCCCTGCCCTGGCACCTCCCGCTGGAGGAGTGGCCCGACGAATACCTGGTCCCGCTGCCGCGCGGCATATCCCGCCACGTCGTGCGCTACGCCCGAGCCGGGGACGAGGTCATCGCCGTCAAGGAACTCGCCGAGCGGCCCGCGCTGCGCGAGTACGAACTGCTGCGCGACCTGGACCGGCTCGGCATCCCCGCGGTGGATCCGCTGGCCGTGGTCACCGGGCGGGCCGACGAGGAGGGCGCCCCGCTGGAACCGGTGCTGATCACCCGGCACCTGCGCGGCTCGCAGCCGTACCGCTCGATGTTCGAGACGACCATGCGCCCGGCCACCATGCACCGCCTCATGGACGCGCTGGCCGTGCTGCTGGTGCGCCTGCACCTCGCCGGGTTCGCCTGGGGCGACTGCTCGCTGTCCAACACCCTCTTCCGGCGCGACGCGGGCGCCTACGCCGCCTACCTCGTGGACGCCGAGACCGGCGACCTGCACCCCCGGCTCAGCGGCGGACAGCGCGAGTACGACCTCGACCTCGCCCGGGTGAACATCAGCGGCGAACTCCTCGACCTGGAGGCGTCCGGGGCACTGCACCCGTCGGTGGATCCGGTCGAGTTCGGCATGGAGATCTGCGCACGCTACGGCGGCCTGTGGCAGGAGCTGACCCGGACGTCCGTGTACCCGGCCGGCAAGCACCACTACATAGAGCGCCGGATCCGCCGCCTCAACGAGCTCGGATTCGACGTGGCCGAGATGCAGATCCAGCACTCCTCCAACGGCGACACCGTCACCTTCGTGCCCAAGGTCGTCGACGCCGGCCACCACCAGCGCCAACTGCTGCGCCTGACCGGCCTGGACACCGAGGAGAACCAGGCCCGGCGGCTCCTCAACGACCTGGAGAGCTGGATGGCCACCCAGGAGGACTACGTGCCCGGCGACCCCCTCGCCGCCCGCCCCGAGGTGCTGGCCCACCGATGGGTGCGGGACGTCTTCCGGCCCACCGTGCGCGCCGTCCCCCTGGAACTGCGCGGCACGATGGACGCGGCGGAGATCTACCACGAGCTGCTGGAGCACCGCTGGTACCTGTCGGAGCGCGCGCAGCACGACATCGGGCTGGACACGGCCGTCGAGGACTACATCAGCAGCATCCTGCCGAAGGCTCGCGACACACTGCTGCCCACGACCGGCGAGTGA
- a CDS encoding universal stress protein, with protein sequence MTRPITAGVDGTEESTAALDWAAREAVRRGLALRVVQAWSFQPYEGIDAADPDTQAGWVRDGLDEVVRGVTGRHPDLDVTTDVVTGEPVGTLLAAAAEAELLVLGSRGHGPVVGFLLGSVGQQVIAEAARPVVLVRAGDQPAAEAGGREVVVGQQGEPDDSAETLRFAFETAVARGATVRAVRAWTLPPVFAYSPGSMRLLDEAGGLEPFERKALAAALQPWRERFPDVPVVEHVEIGSAGQVLLSMTGRAQLMVVGRRVRRTAVGARIGSVAHGVLHHASCPVAVVPHA encoded by the coding sequence ATGACGCGCCCGATCACCGCAGGGGTCGACGGAACCGAGGAGAGCACCGCCGCCCTGGACTGGGCAGCCAGGGAGGCGGTGCGCCGGGGGCTGGCGCTGAGGGTGGTGCAGGCCTGGAGTTTCCAGCCGTACGAGGGGATCGACGCGGCCGACCCGGACACGCAGGCCGGGTGGGTGCGGGACGGGCTGGACGAGGTGGTCCGCGGCGTCACCGGGCGGCATCCGGACCTCGACGTCACCACCGATGTCGTGACGGGGGAGCCGGTCGGGACACTGCTGGCCGCGGCCGCTGAGGCCGAGCTGCTGGTGCTCGGCTCGCGCGGGCACGGGCCCGTCGTCGGTTTCCTGCTCGGTTCCGTCGGCCAGCAGGTGATCGCCGAGGCGGCACGGCCGGTGGTGCTCGTGCGCGCCGGCGACCAGCCCGCGGCCGAGGCCGGCGGCCGTGAGGTCGTCGTCGGCCAGCAGGGCGAACCGGATGACAGCGCCGAGACCTTGCGGTTCGCGTTCGAGACGGCGGTCGCCCGGGGCGCCACCGTGCGGGCGGTGCGGGCCTGGACGCTGCCGCCGGTGTTCGCCTACAGCCCCGGTTCGATGCGCCTCCTCGACGAGGCCGGAGGCCTGGAGCCCTTCGAGAGGAAGGCACTCGCCGCGGCCCTGCAGCCGTGGCGGGAGCGGTTCCCCGACGTGCCCGTGGTCGAGCACGTGGAGATCGGCAGCGCGGGTCAGGTGCTGCTGTCGATGACCGGGCGGGCCCAGCTGATGGTCGTCGGCCGACGCGTGCGCCGTACGGCGGTGGGCGCGCGCATCGGCTCGGTGGCGCACGGGGTCCTGCACCACGCGAGTTGCCCCGTGGCGGTGGTCCCGCACGCCTGA
- a CDS encoding FAD-dependent oxidoreductase has product MAQASDTARTVIMTVDDDPGVSRAVARDLRRRYGESYRIVRAESGESALDALRELKLRGDLVAVILADYRMPQMNGIEFLEQALDVYPGARRVLLTAYADTSAAIDAINVVDLDHYLLKPWDPPEEKLYPVLDDLLEAWRCSDFRPVPSTKVVGHRWSARSSDVREFLARNQVPYRWYSADEPEGRRLLAAAGHDGQRLPLVITPDGTPLVEPEAPELASRVGLATTPAEDFYDLVVIGGGPAGLGAAVYGASEGLRTVLVERSATGGQAGQSSRIENYLGFPDGVSGAQLTDRARRQAARFGAEILSAREVTGLEANGAARTVRFSDGSAVAAHSVILATGVSYRQLEAPGCNDLTGCGVFYGSALTEAASCQGQDVYIVGGANSAGQAAMYLARGAKSVTLLVRGADLSASMSHYLIQQINETPNISVRARTVVESAHGFDHLEQLTLRDVDSGQTELVDAQWMFVFIGAAPLTQWLDGTVLRDDHGFILAGPDLTPDGRPPAEWELDRPPYHLETNIPGVFVAGDARAESAKRVASAVGEGAMAVMLVHRYLEQS; this is encoded by the coding sequence ATGGCACAGGCGTCCGACACAGCGCGGACCGTCATCATGACCGTGGACGACGACCCGGGAGTGTCCCGGGCCGTCGCCCGGGACCTGCGACGCCGCTACGGCGAGTCGTACCGGATCGTGCGCGCCGAGTCCGGCGAGTCCGCGCTGGACGCACTGCGGGAGCTGAAGCTGCGCGGTGATCTCGTGGCCGTGATCCTGGCCGACTACCGCATGCCGCAGATGAACGGCATCGAGTTCCTGGAACAGGCCCTGGACGTGTATCCGGGGGCCCGGCGCGTGCTGCTGACCGCGTACGCCGACACCAGTGCGGCGATCGACGCGATCAACGTCGTCGACCTGGACCACTACCTGCTCAAGCCCTGGGACCCGCCGGAGGAGAAGCTCTACCCCGTCCTGGACGATCTGCTGGAGGCCTGGCGCTGCAGCGACTTCCGCCCGGTGCCCAGCACCAAGGTGGTCGGACACCGCTGGTCGGCGCGCTCCTCGGACGTACGGGAGTTCCTCGCGCGCAACCAGGTGCCGTACCGCTGGTACTCGGCGGACGAGCCGGAGGGCAGGCGGCTGCTGGCGGCGGCCGGACACGATGGGCAGCGGCTGCCGCTCGTGATCACCCCGGACGGGACGCCCCTGGTCGAGCCGGAGGCGCCCGAGCTGGCCTCTCGGGTGGGCCTGGCGACGACTCCGGCCGAGGACTTCTACGACCTCGTCGTCATCGGCGGCGGGCCCGCCGGGCTCGGTGCCGCGGTGTACGGGGCGTCGGAGGGGTTGCGGACCGTGCTCGTGGAGCGCTCGGCGACCGGCGGGCAGGCGGGCCAGAGCTCGCGGATCGAGAACTACCTCGGCTTCCCGGACGGAGTGTCGGGCGCCCAGCTCACCGACCGGGCGCGGCGGCAGGCGGCGAGGTTCGGCGCCGAGATCCTCTCCGCACGGGAGGTGACGGGGCTGGAGGCCAACGGGGCCGCGCGGACGGTGCGGTTCTCGGACGGCTCGGCGGTCGCCGCGCACAGTGTGATCCTCGCGACCGGAGTGTCGTACCGGCAGTTGGAGGCTCCCGGCTGCAACGACCTGACCGGCTGCGGGGTGTTCTACGGCTCGGCGCTCACGGAGGCGGCCTCCTGCCAGGGGCAGGACGTGTACATCGTGGGCGGCGCCAACTCGGCAGGGCAGGCGGCGATGTACCTGGCCCGGGGCGCCAAGTCGGTCACGCTGCTGGTGCGCGGGGCTGACCTGTCCGCGTCGATGTCGCACTACCTGATCCAGCAGATCAACGAGACGCCCAACATCTCCGTGCGCGCCCGCACGGTCGTCGAGTCCGCGCACGGCTTTGACCACCTGGAGCAGCTCACCCTGCGCGACGTGGACAGCGGTCAGACCGAACTCGTCGACGCGCAGTGGATGTTCGTGTTCATCGGCGCGGCCCCGCTGACCCAGTGGCTGGATGGGACGGTGCTGCGGGACGACCACGGGTTCATCCTGGCCGGACCCGACCTCACGCCGGACGGGCGGCCGCCGGCGGAGTGGGAACTGGACCGGCCGCCGTACCACCTGGAGACCAACATTCCCGGCGTGTTCGTGGCGGGCGACGCACGCGCCGAGTCCGCCAAACGCGTCGCGTCCGCCGTCGGAGAGGGAGCCATGGCCGTGATGCTCGTCCACCGGTATCTGGAGCAGTCGTGA